One part of the Anopheles coustani chromosome 2, idAnoCousDA_361_x.2, whole genome shotgun sequence genome encodes these proteins:
- the LOC131264250 gene encoding adult cuticle protein 1-like, producing MMIVYSIGLSIPKQCIAAVVIVALVASVQAGAVYPSVYTVPQTTVVQQNVVPKYVTAYPAVTYASHAVAPGVSYASHVSAPVSYVAPASYAAPVAYAAPVAYAAPTAYAYEQAQYVPQVYAPVQKEASYVAATRGAVHVAPLAGHAVNQKSLNVEAAPGTL from the exons ATGAT GATAGTTTATTCAATTGGACTCTCTATTCCCAAACAGTGCATCGCAGCTGTAGTCATTGTTGCTCTGGTCGCCTCGGTGCAGGCTGGCGCTGTCTACCCCTCGGTCTACACCGTGCCGCAGACTACCGTGGTCCAGCAGAACGTCGTGCCGAAGTACGTCACTGCCTACCCGGCCGTCACCTACGCCAGCCACGCCGTCGCCCCGGGCGTCTCGTACGCCAGCCATGTCTCTGCTCCGGTGTCCTATGTTGCCCCAGCCTCCTATGCTGCCCCGGTCGCTTATGCCGCCCCGGTCGCTTACGCCGCTCCGACCGCCTATGCCTATGAGCAGGCCCAGTACGTGCCACAGGTGTACGCCCCGGTCCAGAAGGAGGCCTCGTACGTCGCTGCCACCCGTGGAGCCGTCCATGTTGCTCCTCTGGCTGGACACGCCGTCAACCAGAAGTCTCTGAACGTCGAGGCTGCTCCCGGAACGCTGTAA